The genomic interval TCGCGGCAGCGGGTCAGGAAGTAGCTGCTGTCAGGCATCCGGCGTCGGCGCTGACTTCAGGATTTCATGAAAGGACCGGTACGTCGGCTCGTCGCGCAGCACGAAGGTGACCGAACCAGGCTTCACGTTCTGGCGGGCGTGCCCGAGCGCGGCGGCAATCATCAGCCGCGCGCAGGCGTCAGCCGGAAAGCCGCCGACGCCGGTGCCGAGCGCCGGGAATGCAACGGAGTCGATGTCCAGCCGCGCCGCCTCAGTCAGCGTGCTCCGCGTTGCCTTTGTAATGAGGTCCGGGCTGGTGGCCAGGTCTTGCCCCATGGCAGCGGCATGGATGCAGTACCGAGCCTTGAGCCTGCCGGCAGTGGTCGTCACTGCCTGCCCCGGTTCAATCGGGCCGAGCTGCATCGCCTCGCGTTCGATTTCCTCACCGCCTTTGGATTTGATGGCGCCGGCAACGCCGGAGCCCATCCAGAGGTGATTGTTGGCGGCGTTGACGACCGCGTCGGTCGCCTGCTCAGTGATGTCGCCCAGCACCACGGCCAGTTGCAGTCGGCCGAGTTTCCGTGAGTACGGGCTAGGACTCATGCTGCATGATCACGCCGACCACGTCGTCGGGTGAGCCGGCCTTGTTCAGGCCGATGCGCACTTCGTCCTTACGCAGCAGCTTGGAGAGCCGCGCCAGGGTCATGATATACTCGGTTTTCTGTTCCTCCGGCGCAGCAATCAGAAAGATGAGATGGGACGGTTTGCCGTCGAGGCTGTTGAAGTCAACGCCCGAGTCGGACCGGCCGAATGCGAGCACGATGCTGGAGACCGCCGGGGTCCGGGCATGGGGAATCGCGACGCCGAGTCCGATGCCGGTGCTCTCCATGTTCTCGCGCCGGACAATCGCGGACACGAAGTCCGCTTCGCTGGTGATAGCGCCGGTTTCCACCAGCGGTCGCACCAGCTCGTTGATGACCTCGAACTTCTCCTTCGATTGCAGGTTGAGCACAATCGCCGAGCGGGGCAGAAGCTCGGATATCTTCGCCATCATGCCTCCCATGGTTATTTCACGAACACGACCGGCCGGTTGCTCTGGCGTACGACTTCGGCCGCCATCAGCCGGCAATCGGCGCTTACGACTATCAGTTCAGCGTCGTAGCTCGTGCTCAGGCTGATGAGCCGGGACAGTGGTTCGCCCGGCTCCAGCAGCAGCGAGATGCGGACGTTCTGCTGGAACGCGTCGTCCTCGATTTCGTACAGCATGCTCCACGCGCGCTCCTCGGCGTCGGACTTCTGGTTATCTCGATGGCGGTGGATGTCAGGGTCGATTACGGACAGTGCGAACACGCGGCACGACATGCCCTTGGCGAGTCGCAAGGCGAACTCCACCGTCGCGGGCATGCCCGGTGTATCTTCGACGTACAGCAGAACACGTTCCATGTTACTTTCCTACACAGAAGCGGGCAAAGACCCGGTCGAGGATGTCGGCCCCGGTCGATGGCGCATCTATCTGACTCAGAATATCAAGGGCAGACCTGGTTTCAAGCGCGGCAACATCGAGGGTCAAGGCCGACCCGGCCCGAGCCAGGGCATCGCGGCAAGCCGAAAGCACATCAGTCTGACGCCGGTTGAGCATGAGTCGCGGACACGGCTTGGTGCGCAGAGCGCGCGCAATACGTGCACGGAGCCCGCTGACTCCGGCACCGGTTCGGCACGAGATCGGTACCAGGTGGGATTCTCGATTGCCGATTGCCGATTGCCGATTGGTGACCGGCGATTCGACATTCGGCAGTCGGCACTCGACATTCCCGCTGAAACGACGAGGCAGGTCGGTCTTGTTCAGTGCGCAGATTGCCGGTCGGCCCTGGATGGCCGTGATGACTGCAAGGTCGGACGGACTCGCGGGCCGCGAGCCGTCAAAGAGCGCGACGATGATGTCTGCCAGCTCGATTGCCTTCGCGGTCTGGGCAGCGGCGAGTCGGTCCAGGCGCGCGCCGGGGCGGGCGGTGAGACCGGCGGTATCCACAAACCGAACCGGGATGCCGGCAAGCACTGCCATGGAGTCAATCCGGTCGCGCGTCGTCCCGGAAACCGGACTCGTTATCGCCCGTTCTTTTCCGATCAGCCGGTTGAACAGGCTGGATTTGCCGGCATTGGGCCGGCCGATGATGACGACGTTTGCGCCCTCGATGAGGAATCGGCCGGCCTGCGCCGACTCCACGGTCTTTGACAGCGCTGCCACGATGCGGCGGATGCGCTGCTTCGGCACCGAGCCACTGACAGCATCGTGCTCATCGAACCCAAGGTCGAACTCGAGCTCGGCGAGCAGTTCCTTAAGGTCCTCAGCAATGCCGGCGACGAAGCCGGACAGTTCTCCGCGGTAGCGGGCGACGGCACCGTGGAAAGCAGCCTCGGAACGAGCCTCGGCCATGTCGGCAACGGCCTCGGCCTGAGAAAGTGTCATCTTGCCGGCCAGCACCGCCCGCCGGGTGAATTCGCCCGGCTCCGCGACCCGGCACCCGGCGTGAATGACGTGCTTGAGCACCGCGTCGGCGGCGACGGTCCCGCCGTGACAAGAGATCTCGGCCATGTCCTCGCCGGTGTACGAACGCGGAGCGCGGAATACCGTGACCATCACCTGGTCAACCGGCTCCCGGCCAATCGTGCAGAACCAGTTCAATCTGACGGAGTGAGAGCGTTGCCTGGAAGCTGGATGGTCAGGGAGGAACCGGTCGAGGATTGAGAATGTCTCCGGACCCGACACGCGGATGACAGCAATGCTGCCAGTCCCGGCCGGAGTAGCCAGGGCGCAGATAGTGTCAGGCGAGGGGAGGAGGATTCCAGGATTCAAGGATTCCAGGATTCGAGGGTCGGGCACTTGAATCCTCGACTCCTTGACCCCTTGATTCCTGCTCCGCCGGTCATTTCTTCGGGGAGATAATGACGATTCGCGGTGAACCTTCGCCGACCGCGCGAGCCCGGACTCCGGGCAGCTTCTTCAGTTCGTCCTCGACAACTTCCATTTCTTCGAAGGTGAGCGGTTCGAGTTCCATCTCGCGACCGCTTTCGAGCACGATGCGGGCGATGGCCGAGGCCTTGGTACGCAGGAAGCTCGCACGGCGCTGACGATACCCGGCGATGTCGATTATTACCTTGGGTACGTTCGGGTAGTGCTTTGCCACAATCAGACGGACGATGTGGCCCACAGCTTCAAGTGTCGCGCCGTGGCGGCCGATCATCACGCCGCTCGAGCGCCGGGCAAGAACATTCGCGTAGTAGCCTTCGGGCCGCAATTCCACATCGACCCGGGCGCGGATGCCTATGTGGTGTGTCAGGAACTGGACTTCCTGCCGGATGAGCTCCGGCTCGGACGGCACTTCCGGCGGGGTGCCGGCTACTTCCGAGGGGGCGCCGTCGCCAGGGACGGTTCCCTGGTTGCCTTCGATCTCTGCCACGGCAGGCCTCCTTTCAAGGTTATCATGTTTTCACCGATCGACAGCACGTTGTAGAGGAACCAGTAGAGCTGCAACCCGCTGGGCATGTTCAGGAAAATCAGAGTGACGAGGAGCGGCATGAGAATGGTCATGGCGATGTTCTTCGTATCGGTGGTCGTCATGAGCGTCTGGAGGATTGACGACGCGCCCATCAGCAGCGGCACCAGCCCGATTGCCGCGCCGCCGACCATCGGTATTCCGTTCGGTAGATGGCCGAAGAGCACGTCCGGCTGCGACAGGTCATGCAGCCAGAGTCCGAGCGACGCCCCGCGCAGCTCGATGGCGTTGCGCAGCACCGCGTAGAGCGCCCAGAAGACCGGCAACTGGATGAGCAGCGGCAGACAGCCGGTCGCGGGGTTGATCTTGTACAGCTTATAGAGCTGCATCGTCTCGGAGTTCAGTTTCTGCGAGTCGTCCTTGTACTTGACCTTCAACTCGTTGAGTTTGGGCTGGAGCAACTGCATCTGGCGCATCTGCTTGGCCTGGGTTCGGGTGAGCGGAAAGAACGCCAGCTTCATGAGGACCGAGAAGACGATGATGGCCAGGCCCCAGTTACGCACAATGGTGTACAGCAGGCGCAGGACCCAGAGCATGGCGAGCGCAATCGGCCGGGTCCATCCCAGGCCCACGACATTATCCATTCCGAGGCCCAACGAACGCAGCCGTCCCAATTCCAGCGGTCCCAGATAGACCGAGATCTGAGTCTCAGGAGCGGGATGTTCTACCACCGCGCTGAATCCGATACGACCGTCGGCCAGCGTGACCGCGTAGGTCGAGTCGAATGTCCTTCCGCAGGCGATGAGCGCGACCATGAAGTACTTGGACTTTATGCCGACCCATTCAGCACGTTCGCAGATCGCCTGCGGCTTCTTCAGCCTGACCGCGGGGGTCTGATTAAGCTTCTTACCGACCAGGGAGTAGAAGTGGAAGTGGGCGAGGCCCTCTTTCACGTTGGTTTCGGTCAGGGCGATCCCGGCCATCCCGTTGACAGCAAAGCCCGAGGCCGGGCCGGCGATCGAGACCGAGTGGTCGAGCGTGTAATCCTTGTGCAGGGTGTAGGTCTTGGTAAGAGTCAGGCTGTCGGAGCGCGCCGTGAACGTGACCGAGCTGTCGGTGGCCGCGACCTGCATCGGCACGGCGTCGGTGCTGACACAGCCCTGCGGCAGTATCAGTTCCGTGCCAAGCAGGTCCTGGCCGGACGGCACGAGGTCGGCGCGGTACTTCTTCAGGAAGGCGGACTTGACCGTCCCGCCGACGCTCGAGAACTGAACCCGAAGCAGGTCGTTCTGAAGGGTCACGAGGGACTCGGGCGCGGGTACGAACGATAGCGCGGTGAGAGACTGTCCACCAGTCGGCGCGGCCTGGGCCGGCTGTATGGTTTCGTTCGGCTGAGCCTGTTGCAGAGCCGGAGCTGCCGCCGGTGCCGGCGGCGCCTGTCTCGGACGGAGGAACATCTGCGACAGGATGAGTATCGCGGCCACGAGCACGAAACCGATAATCGTGGAGAGCGTGCTCGATGTTTCTCGTTCGTTTCTCATGCCGTGGTCGTCCTCCGTTCAATCGCCGAGTCCGACATTCGACATTCGGATTTCGGACTTCGTACTTTCCTCGGTATCGGGTCATAGCCGCCGGCGGCCCAGGGATGGCACCGCGCGACGCGCCTGATGGCAAGCCATGCGCCCCTTGCCGCGCCGTGCTCGGTCAAGGCGTCCAGCGCATACTGAGAACAAGTCGGCTGATACCGGCACGAATTGGGGAGAGCAATGCCGATGGTGTTGCGGTACAGCCTGACCAAGAGCTTCAGAAACGTCGCCATCTGCTATGAAAGGACAAAGTAAGAAGGACTAAGGACTAAGCAATGAGGAAATGACGAAGCGGGAAGGCCGAGTCGTCCGGTGCTTTCATACTTACCCATTGCTTTGTCCTTTGCACTTTGTCCTTTGTAATTCTGTTGCCTGCCGCGTGTGTTCGAGCAGTTCGGCGAAAGACAGCTTTCCGGCAGCAACCGTCGGTTGCACAATATAGTCGTAGCCGGGCTGGAACCAGTCCTTGTTCCGCCGGTAGATCTCGCGCAGTCGCCGCTTCAGGCGGTTGCGTGCCACGGCGTTTCCCACTCCGCGCGGCAGATGGAACGCCACGCGACGGGATGGCGGTTCGGGCGCGGCAGGGTTGTCGGTCGGCGGGTCAGGATTCTGGGCGCAGCGTAGGCTAAGGTACCTCGTGCCGGACTTTGCTCCCAGTCGCCTCACCCGTTGCACGTCGCGTCTCCGGCGCAGGATTTCGGCTCGAGTCAGTGACTCGGCCATTCATACGGCCAGGCGTTTACGACCCTTTGCGCGGCGGCGGCGAAGAACGTTACGGCCTCCGGGCGTCTGCATGCGGGCACGGAACCCGTGAGTACGCTTGCGGCTGATGTTTGACGGCTGGTATGTTCTTTTGGGCATGGGTATTCCTCAACGCCGATTATAGGCCGGATGGCTGAGTAAGTCAAGAAACGTCCGGCCCGGTACGGCCCGGACCGGTACAAACGTGACGGCACGAAGCTCCGCACGTAGGTCTCAAGGTAACCTGTCGAGTGTTCCGGGAAGTAACCTGCGCCCGCGCGTCAGCATCTTCTCGCGAATCTCGACCTCAACCTCGACCTCAACCTTAGCCTTAACCTTGACCTTAACCTCAGCCTCAACTTCGACTTCCCCCTCCAAGCCAACCTCGTCCTAACCCTTGGCTTTTTCCTGCATCTCAACCTCAACCTCGTCCTCAGCATCAGCCTTGACCTCGACCTCAGCCTTGACCTTAACCTCAACCTCAACCTTAACCTGCCTGTCCACTCGCCAAGTCACTGGGCAAGTCACTCGGCAAGTCACTGGGCAAGTCACTCGGCAAGTCACTCGGCAAGTCACTCGGTAAGTCACTCGGTAAGTCATCCGACGAGTCACTCGCAGAGTCAATCGGTAAGTCATTCAGCGACTCACTCCCCGTGTCACTCAGTGAGTCAGTCGGCATGTCACTCGGTGACTCACTCGTCGAGTCACTCGACAAGTCACTCAGTAAGTGACTGGGCAATTCACTCGGGGTGTCACTCACCGAGTGACTCGGTAAGTGATTCGGGGAGTAACTGGGGGAGTCACTCGGGGAGTAACTGGGGGAGTGACCTGCCAAGTGCCAGGCTGAATGCATGTGTAGACATCATAACAGCCTACCAAGCAATGACTTAGGACTTGAAACTGCGGTATTTGACTGCTATCGCAGCTTCCTGTATTCTACGACATGAGAATAGGCGGCATGAACGGAGGTACGACATGACTGACCCGAAGAAGAGAGCCGACCGATGGAAGGCGAAGTACAATGTTGAGCGAGTGAAGGACACGCTGAACGACCTGCGCGGAGACATGGGCGCACGCTACGAAGCGGCCATTACCCAGGTCTACGCAATGGAGGTGAAGGTCAAAGAGGTCATCAACGCCTGTGGGGTCTCGACCTCGCAGTACGTACCCTACCTCAACTTCGGCCGGCAGCTCTACAAGCTGAGCCGGGAGCAGGGCATCTCGGGTGAGAGCTTTGCGATGGCGGCCCAGGTGCTGCTCGACAAGTGGTCCGCTCGTGGCTGCGACCCCAAGGTCCTGGCCAAGATTCGGACGGACGTCTTCGACATCGCCGCGCCGAACCCGTAAGTCGGCCGACCCTCTGCCGTAAGGGGCGGGCTTTCGCCCGCCCCTGTCCGTATTCTGCCTGCTGTATTCAGTCTAGCTGCCGCTCGCTACGCCTGCTTGACGCCCGGCACTGTTCTGCTACACTGAAGCATGAGTCCCCGTGTCCAACTCGATCGCGAGAAGCTGGCCGAGTTCTGCCGGCGTAATCATGTCCGGAGGCTGTCACTGTTCGGCTCAGCGCTAACCGACCGTTTCGGCCCGGACAGCGACATAGATTTCCTCGTGGAGTTCGAGCCGCACAACGGTCCCGGCTATTTCGGCCTGGCACGGATGGAGCGGGAGCTTTCCGAGTTGGTCGGCCGCAAGGTTGACCTCAGGACACCTGCCGAACTGAGCCGATACTTCCGGGACGAGGTCTGTGCCGGCGCCCAGGTACAGTATTCCGCGGCCTGACGCAATCCGTCTGCGCCACATGCTCGACGCCGCCCGTGAGGCGCTGGAGTTCGTTCGGGGCTAGACCGAACACAACATCGGCGAAGACCGCATGCTTGTTCTCGGCCTCGTCAAGGAGATCGAGATCATCGGCGAGGCTGCCGGGAAGGTGTCCGAACCCACCCGCCGTCACTTGTCGCAGATACCGTGGCAGGACGTGGTTGACATGCGGAATCGCCTGATACACGTCTACTTCGACATCGACGTCGGCGTGGTCTGGGACACAGTGTCCAAGGACCTCCGACCGTTGATTGCCGTTCTTGAGACCGCACTGGCGCCCGAGCAGTAGCACGCCGTCCGCACGTACTGGGGAGCAACAGGTTTGCGGGTCTACTCGAATCAGGGCGGTCCTTCGTCCGTCCCTGCCCTGTCTGCGGTCTACCGTCTACTGTCTTCTGTCTACTTGCCGTCCACCTCGTCACCACGATCTTGCGAACTGCTTGTGCTTGAGCTTGCGCTTGGGCTTCTGTCGCCGGGTTTCAGGTTTACAGCGCCTTGCGCCCTCCCGCGTCGAAGGCGATTGCGACGGCCGGCAGGCGGCGGAATCTGCCTTGAAATCTCGGTTGACAGAACCGGATTTTCAGGGTAGATTACGGGCGTGATAAGGCGAACGCGCGAGCTTGAAGTGCTGACCGGGCTGGTGGCCAGGCATCCGGTAGTCGCGATAACCGGCGCCCGGCAGGTTGGCAAGACGACGCTGGCCCGGCAGTTTGCCGCCGGCCGCAGCGGCGGCGCGACGTTCTTCGACCTCGAGAATCCCTCGCACCTGGCCCGGCTGGACGACGCCATGCTGGCCCTGCGGGACCTGAACGGGTTGGTCATTATCGACGAAGTACAGCGCCGTCCCGAGCTGTTCCCGGTCCTGCGCGTACTGGTCGACCGGCCGCGTAATCGGACGCGGTTCCTCGTCCTGGGCAGTGCCGCCCCAGGCCTGCTGCGGCAGTCCTCGGAGAGCCTGGCCGGGCGGATTGCGTATCACGAGTTGGGCGGACTGGCGCTCGATGAGGTGGGCGCTGCCCGCGCCGACGTCCTGTGGCTGCGGGGCGGGTTCCCGCGTTCGTTTCTTGCCCGCACCGGCCCGGCGAGCGCCGAGTGGCGGCGCGGTTTCATCCGCACCTTCCTCGAACGCGACGTGCCGCAGTTGGGCTCCGTCGTCGCCGCGACCACGCTGCGCCGGTTCTGGATGATGCTGGCGCACTACCACGGGCAGGTCTGGAATGCGTCGGAGTTCGGGCGCTCGTTCGGCGTGGCCGATACCACCGTGAGGTCGTATCTCGACCTGCTGGCATCGGCGCTGGTGATCAGGCTGCTGCCGCCGTGGTTCGAGAACATCGCCAAGCGTCAGGTGCGGGCGCCCAAAGTTTACATTGCCGATTCCGGACTGCTGCACGCACTGCTCGACCTCGATTCCCGCGCCGCGCTCGACTCACACCCCAAGGTTGGCGCTTCATGGGAAGGGTTCGTAATTCAGGCAGTGGTGCGGCAGCTTGACGCCCGGCCTGAGGAGTGCTGGTTCTGGGCGACTCACGGCGGGGCCGAACTCGACCTGCTGGTGGTGCGCGGCAGGCGCCGGTTCGGTTTCGAGGTCAAACGCACGACTGCGCCGAAGCCGACGCCGTCGGCCCGTTCGGCCCTCGCATCGCTGCACCTGGACCGCCTCGACATCGTCCACGCGGGCGAAGACACGTTCAGTCTGGGCCCGCGCCTGCGCGCGGTTGCGTTCCGCAGGTTGCTGAAAGACCTTTCCCCGTTGCCCTGACGGCACCGTGGGCCTGCGCCCGCCCCTGCCCTCTCTGCTGTCTGCCGTCTACTGCCTACTTGCCGCCCACCTCGTCACCACGACCTTGGTCACGTCAGCACGGCCCGGCGTGTTGAGACGGATGAAGTAGACTCCGCGGGCCACTGCGGTTCCGGTGCGGTCCGTGCAGTTCCATACCACGCTATTCCGTCCGGCTGACTGCTTTCCGGCTGCCAGTCGCCTGACTTCACAACCCATCAGGTCGTAGACACTGAGGTCCACTCTGCATGGCGCTGCAACGGAGTACTCAATGTCGAACAAGCCACGCATCATCCGCACCTGCAAACCCGAAGCGAGACGCGGCTCGGCCTGCTTTGTTTGAGCAACTCCTCCGTAGCCCGTGTCGCGCAGAACATGAATCGTCGTACTCTCTGAACCGATGGCGAAGACACGTTCATGAACCGGGTCAATCTGGAATTCATAGGGCGGCCAGTATCCCAGAACGAGATTCGACACGATGATGGAGTCTGTCTTGCAGTCGACTACGTACATGCCGAGGTCTTGGTGCGCTATTGGCTCCGTATACGTGAGATAGACTCGGTTGCTCCAAGGCACCCATCGCGCCAGGTCCACGGGCCAGGTCTTCTTCGGAAACACCAGCTTCTTGACGATAGTATCGGCGTCGCAGTCGACTACATAGAGTGCAGAGCCATATATGGCGCTATCCGCTCCGACGACATACGCTTTGTGGTCCTTGGAGTTCAGCGCGACTCCGGTGTTGAACACCGTGCACGAGGTGAACGGGAACGTCTTGATGACTTTGTCAGACCGAGTGTCAATCACGCCGGCTGCGCCGGAGGGACCGTCAATATTGTAGTATGCCTTGCGATAAGGGTAGTCGAAGTGCAACCCGAACGCGCGGTAGGGACTGGGAATGTCAATGACAGTCAGGAGTGAATCAGTCACGCAGTCATAGACTGCTACCTTCGGTCGGAGCCCCCACGCATCTAGGGACACATATAGCTTATTCCCGACTGAATCCCATGACGGGTAGAGGAACGAATACCCGGACACCGGGGAGGGGATTGTACACACAACCGTGTCGGCAGCGCAGTCCAGCGCGACTAGGTTCTGGTCCACGCCGCGGTACAAGCGGTCGGTTGAAGCCACGTAGGCATTACCCATGCCGCTCCGCGCAATCGCCTTGACCAGCGTGTCGGCCTTCACGTCAATAACCACCAGGCTGTCAGGGTCTGGGTTGAAACCGACGTAGAGCTTCTGCCTGCGCCAGTTCCAGGAGCAGTAGCCGTAGCTATCGTCGTAGGACCTTGGAATCCTGGCGACCACTTGATACGTGGAGCAGTCAAGCAGGTCGTGCTCGTAGCAGCCGACAAGGTAGAGCTTGTTCAGTTCAGGAAAGAAGAGGCCGTTCATGATAAACGTGGGCAGATGAACGACAGTATCCACCTCTATCTGCGCGAACAACAGCGCGGGTATGAGCAGCACAAGCAATTTCTTCATCGGTTCTCCTGCATCGGAGGGGCGGGTCCACCGCCCCTCCGAACAACGGACCCATTTGACCACTGCCTTGAGCTTAGCTTGCTCCGTCCCAGTATCAAGAAGCACGAAGTAAGCCCCGGCGCTGGTTCTGTGGCCCGAGGTCCTGGCCAGGATTCGGACGGATGTCTTCGACATCGCCGCGCCGAAATCATAGCGACTGACAAGTAGACGCCCGCAGCGATGCGGGCAGCCTTTGGCGCTACGCGCATTCGCTCCTCAAGTGCTGCGCTCTACTGGTGAATTGGCCCGAGAACGGAAATAGGGTGACTGTCCGGTTTCCGTGGCCTGGGTTGCGTCGCTGACAAGAGTCGCATCGCCCGAGGCTACCCGGCGCGCCTGTGCTTGATTTGGCCGCGGGAAGAGGCTATATTGACTCAGCAAACGCGAGGTGAAAGATGAAGACAGTCGATGAAGTCATGGAGTTGACGAGAGAGCTTCCCGAGAAGCTACAGGAGGAGGTTCGCGACTTCGCCCGCTTTCTCGCAGCGAAGAGGGCGCGTCCGACCCGCAAGAAGCTGCGCTTGGACTGGGCCGGAGGCCTGAAGGACTTGCGTGACAAATACACTTCGGTCGAACTCCAGCACAAGGCCTCGGAATGGCGGGCAAACGATGCTCTTGGTAGACGCTAACGTCTGGCTTGAGCTGCTCCTTGACCAAGAACAGGCAGGACAGGTACGTGATTTCCTCAGGGCGGTTCCGTTGGACGAACTTGCCATAACTGACTTCGCCCTGCATTCGGTCGGGGTTGTCCTGGCCCGCAACAAGAGGGATGACCTATTCGTGAGGTTTATCTCAGATCTTCTTGCGGACACAGGTGTGCGCTACGTGAGCCTCGACTTCGCTGACCTGATGGCTGTGACCGAGACGAGAGAGCGTCTTCCTCTGGACTTCGACGACGCCTACCAGTACGTCGCAGCCGAGAAGCATGGCCTGACAATGGTCAGCTTCGACGCAGACTTCGACCGGACCGAACGTGGACGAAAGACGCCGGCCGAAGTGCTGGCAGAACCACCTGTCGCTCACGACCGGCCCGCCGCCAAGACCCGCCGTTCCCGAGCCCGCAAAGTCTGAGCCGCCGCCCGAATACCGAAGTCCGAACCGACGTCTTCAACACTCCCGCACAGAAGCCGCAGCGGCTGAAAAGTGACCGCCCGCGGGAACGCGGGCAGCCTTTGGTTGGGAGGACAGCCGACCTACTCGGTAGTTATCACCTTTCGGCTGAATCGCACTTCAAGTGTTGTACCTCACTACTAAACTCGCGGGCCCGAGAACGGAAATAGGGTGACTGCCCTGGGTTACCCTGGTTTCCCATTGGTTTCCCAGAGCGTGCAGCAGTGCTTCACTTGGCAAGCGGGTCAGCGGCGTAACGAGTGAGTTGGGCCCTAACTTTCCTGGTCAACGTGGGGTCATCTTCAGTCGTGAGTTCTCCCACAGCCCTGGAGAGCTCTGTGACGTATTTATATCGAGTGTGTTCGTCAAGTGCCGCCACGCTACTGTGAGTTATCTTCTCTATGGCGGCGACAATAGCATCCACGAGACCATTCTGCCTCGCATCTAGTCCTTGTTTGAACAACGCAGCCACGCCACGGCCCTGCGAGAAGTGCGAGGAGTCCCTCCGCGTAAGAACGAGGGTTACGACGTAGGCAGCCGGGACTGCAACCTCCGGCGTGCTTCCACGGAGCAATTCAGACATCATGCTGGTGGTCCGAAGATGCGCTTCATAATCTCGAACTTGTCCCGAGGGAGCGCGGGAATCAGAATCTCCGACGAGAATGGCTTCTGCGGCTTTACGCTCGGGTCCACAAGCGACTTCACCTCATCATAGTTCATCATGTAGATCATGGGCGTGAAGAGCTCTGGCTTGGCATCTTTGACCAGCTCCCTTAGGTATTTGCCGGTGTCAACGCTAATGGTCTGCTTCGCGATCTGCGCATCTATCCCCTTGTACAGGCCGAGCTTGTTCTGTGCGATGGTGGGGTTGTTCTCATCACCGCGGGAGGCTCCTTGGTACAGGCCCCACGCTATCTCGCAGGGCAGCGAGGAGGGCGGATTGACTTGGTCGACCGGGGGGATAGACTCCAAATCGTAGAATGGGCTGCACCAGACGTAGTGGAAGCCGTAGTAGAAGTCTGTGTTGAGCTTGTAGGCAAGATAGCTGTTGGCCGAGTAGAGAAATCGTGTCGGCGGCATTGGGTCAGCACGGGGTCATGCTAGTGCCTACTTGCGATGACACCTGATGGAGGGGATGCACGGAACATGCCACGCCCCACCAGGACCTCCGCGTACAGGCGTAGCGAGGGTGGACGGGGCGAACAAGCGCGATCTTGGATGCTGTATCGC from bacterium carries:
- a CDS encoding ATP-binding protein encodes the protein MIRRTRELEVLTGLVARHPVVAITGARQVGKTTLARQFAAGRSGGATFFDLENPSHLARLDDAMLALRDLNGLVIIDEVQRRPELFPVLRVLVDRPRNRTRFLVLGSAAPGLLRQSSESLAGRIAYHELGGLALDEVGAARADVLWLRGGFPRSFLARTGPASAEWRRGFIRTFLERDVPQLGSVVAATTLRRFWMMLAHYHGQVWNASEFGRSFGVADTTVRSYLDLLASALVIRLLPPWFENIAKRQVRAPKVYIADSGLLHALLDLDSRAALDSHPKVGASWEGFVIQAVVRQLDARPEECWFWATHGGAELDLLVVRGRRRFGFEVKRTTAPKPTPSARSALASLHLDRLDIVHAGEDTFSLGPRLRAVAFRRLLKDLSPLP
- a CDS encoding FlgD immunoglobulin-like domain containing protein; translated protein: MKKLLVLLIPALLFAQIEVDTVVHLPTFIMNGLFFPELNKLYLVGCYEHDLLDCSTYQVVARIPRSYDDSYGYCSWNWRRQKLYVGFNPDPDSLVVIDVKADTLVKAIARSGMGNAYVASTDRLYRGVDQNLVALDCAADTVVCTIPSPVSGYSFLYPSWDSVGNKLYVSLDAWGLRPKVAVYDCVTDSLLTVIDIPSPYRAFGLHFDYPYRKAYYNIDGPSGAAGVIDTRSDKVIKTFPFTSCTVFNTGVALNSKDHKAYVVGADSAIYGSALYVVDCDADTIVKKLVFPKKTWPVDLARWVPWSNRVYLTYTEPIAHQDLGMYVVDCKTDSIIVSNLVLGYWPPYEFQIDPVHERVFAIGSESTTIHVLRDTGYGGVAQTKQAEPRLASGLQVRMMRGLFDIEYSVAAPCRVDLSVYDLMGCEVRRLAAGKQSAGRNSVVWNCTDRTGTAVARGVYFIRLNTPGRADVTKVVVTRWAASRQ
- a CDS encoding DUF2281 domain-containing protein, which produces MKTVDEVMELTRELPEKLQEEVRDFARFLAAKRARPTRKKLRLDWAGGLKDLRDKYTSVELQHKASEWRANDALGRR
- a CDS encoding PIN domain-containing protein, which gives rise to MLLVDANVWLELLLDQEQAGQVRDFLRAVPLDELAITDFALHSVGVVLARNKRDDLFVRFISDLLADTGVRYVSLDFADLMAVTETRERLPLDFDDAYQYVAAEKHGLTMVSFDADFDRTERGRKTPAEVLAEPPVAHDRPAAKTRRSRARKV